One stretch of Acipenser ruthenus unplaced genomic scaffold, fAciRut3.2 maternal haplotype, whole genome shotgun sequence DNA includes these proteins:
- the LOC117410017 gene encoding uncharacterized protein LOC117410017, which yields MFLLKSFRKQGKRQLSLHRQLVQDHGQERLIPKNKLQCFNQQCETAIPELLDLCESAPSNACTLVGLLCGRLLLHNGHRRGVVMNMSLLDFDGAKAYTGEFHISVSNHKMAATFGKAVLVVSTLEHQWLLRYAAMRHKLPGYSYKPTTFFFTNKGNPIKKIGRAISKAWKYWGLGDDITTGMIRSAVVTYTWATHNEVNKTAVSRHMAHSLRTQESFYVHDQAPADHQRARRLIGESLELTDSLPPLVAHSASTEDTCLNAPSQDLSDFNKVL from the exons ATGTTCCTCCTCAAATCGTTCAGAAAGCAGGGGAAAAGGCAACTCTCGCTGCACCGTCAATTGGTACAAGACCATGGGCAAG AGCGGCTCATCCCTAAAAACAAGCTCCAGTGCTTTAACCAGCAATGCGAGACGGCGATACCTGAACTACTTG ATCTCTGCGAGTCGGCACCTTCCAACGCCTGCACCCTGGTCGGCCTTCTGTGCGGGAGGCTGTTGTTGCACAATGGTCATCGTAGGGGGGTCGTAATGAATATGAGTCTGCTTGACTTTGACGGTGCCAAAGCCTACACGGGGGAGTTCCACATCAGC GTGAGTAACCACAAAATGGCAGCGACCTTCGGGAAAGCGGTGTTGGTGGTGAGCACCCTGGAGCATCAATGGCTCTTGCGGTATGCCGCAATGAGACACAAACTCCCGGGATACAGCTACAAACCAACCACGTTTTTCTTTACCAACAAGGGCAACCCTATCAAGAAGATCGGAAGAGCCATTTCGAAAGCTTGGAAGTACTGGGGGCTGGGAGACGACATTACCACAGGCATGATTCGCTCTGCGGTGGTCACCTAT ACTTGGGCAACTCATAACGAAGTTAACAAAACTGCAGTTTCGAGACACATGGCGCACAGCCTGAGAACACAGGAGAGCTTCTACGTCCATGACCAAGCCCCGGCTGACCACCAACGAGCAAGACGCCTCATCGGGGAGAGCCTGGAGCTTACCGACAGCCTGCCGCCCCTGGTCGCTCACTCTGCCTCCACAGAGGACACCTGTTTAAATGCACCGTCTCAGGATCTGTCTGATTTTAATAAAGTGCTTTAG